One genomic region from Candidatus Tisiphia endosymbiont of Dioctria linearis encodes:
- the rpoH gene encoding RNA polymerase sigma factor RpoH, with product MTNKISVPVISAESGFYQYLQKINKVPSLSQEEEFLLAKAYLEQNDLEAAHKLVTSHLKLVAKIAIRYRNYGLPLNELVSEGNLGLMQAVKKYNPDLGFRLSTYALWWIKASIHEYVLKSWSLVKMGTTAAQKKLFFSLGKIKHKIANLYSRAVTDQDFVQIAQELGVTTNEVSEMNARLSGPDLSLNNLVNGDDNSSSELIEFLPETRPSQELRLISQEDSANKHNLLTQAMKILNDRELHILTERKLTDSPKTLDTLSMEYKISKERIRQIENAAFEKVKNFILQQVPKPV from the coding sequence ATGACTAACAAAATCAGTGTGCCAGTAATTTCTGCAGAATCAGGATTTTATCAATATTTGCAAAAAATTAATAAAGTTCCATCACTCTCACAAGAGGAGGAATTTTTACTTGCCAAAGCCTATCTTGAACAAAATGATCTAGAAGCTGCGCATAAGTTAGTAACTAGCCACTTGAAATTAGTAGCAAAAATTGCCATTAGATATAGAAATTATGGACTACCTCTAAATGAGCTTGTATCAGAAGGGAATTTAGGGCTTATGCAAGCAGTAAAAAAATATAATCCTGATTTGGGTTTTCGTTTGTCTACTTATGCTTTGTGGTGGATTAAAGCTTCAATCCATGAATATGTCTTAAAATCTTGGTCTTTAGTTAAAATGGGTACTACGGCAGCACAAAAAAAATTATTCTTTAGTCTTGGTAAAATTAAGCATAAAATTGCTAACCTATATTCAAGGGCTGTCACAGATCAAGATTTTGTTCAAATCGCTCAAGAACTTGGAGTGACTACCAATGAAGTTAGTGAAATGAATGCTAGATTATCTGGTCCAGACTTATCGCTGAACAATTTGGTAAATGGTGATGATAATAGTAGTAGCGAATTAATTGAATTTTTACCAGAAACTCGTCCAAGTCAAGAGCTAAGATTAATTAGCCAAGAGGATTCTGCTAATAAGCATAACTTGTTAACCCAAGCGATGAAGATCTTAAATGATCGCGAATTACATATTCTTACTGAGCGTAAATTAACAGATTCTCCAAAAACCCTCGATACTCTTAGTATGGAATATAAAATTTCTAAGGAAAGGATTAGACAGATTGAAAATGCCGCATTTGAGAAAGTGAAAAACTTTATACTACAACAAGTGCCAAAACCTGTTTAA
- a CDS encoding peptidylprolyl isomerase → MKRISIAFLSASLLASSAFANEDKVVATYKGGEVKESQIMQQFQSSLDNQPSAKGKKFSDLNANIQEMLVRGYIDTKLLEQEAKNSNIESSKEFQTKLNIAKNQMVQQELMERYVKSHVDEKMINAEYDKLVASLKGKEEVKVSHILLATEKEAVNIKNRLNKGEKFAKLAKDLSKDEGSKENGGEIGYITSGQLVPEFENKALSMKVNEISSPVKTQFGWHIITVLDKRPAQIPSKEEATVNITNKLSRDAILKYVADLESKADIKIILPQSQVTDEAKK, encoded by the coding sequence ATGAAAAGAATATCTATAGCTTTTTTATCTGCTAGCTTACTTGCGAGCAGTGCTTTCGCTAACGAAGATAAAGTTGTTGCTACCTATAAAGGTGGCGAAGTAAAAGAATCGCAGATTATGCAGCAATTCCAGTCTTCTTTAGATAACCAACCAAGTGCTAAAGGTAAGAAATTTTCTGATCTTAATGCAAATATACAGGAAATGTTAGTTCGTGGTTATATCGATACAAAATTGCTTGAGCAAGAAGCTAAAAATTCTAATATTGAATCTTCAAAAGAATTTCAAACTAAATTGAATATAGCGAAAAACCAAATGGTTCAGCAAGAATTGATGGAGCGTTATGTAAAATCTCATGTTGATGAGAAGATGATTAATGCTGAATATGATAAGCTAGTTGCTAGCTTAAAAGGAAAAGAAGAAGTAAAAGTAAGCCATATTTTGCTTGCAACTGAAAAAGAAGCAGTAAATATAAAAAATAGGCTTAATAAAGGAGAAAAATTTGCTAAGCTTGCTAAAGATTTGTCAAAAGATGAAGGTTCTAAAGAAAATGGCGGAGAAATAGGCTATATTACTTCTGGGCAATTAGTACCTGAATTTGAAAATAAAGCATTATCAATGAAAGTAAATGAAATCTCTTCTCCGGTTAAAACTCAGTTTGGGTGGCATATTATTACTGTACTTGATAAAAGACCTGCACAGATACCTTCTAAGGAGGAAGCTACTGTTAATATAACCAATAAACTTAGTAGAGATGCTATATTAAAGTATGTTGCTGATCTTGAGAGTAAAGCTGATATCAAAATAATATTACCACAGTCACAAGTAACAGATGAGGCTAAAAAATAG